The nucleotide sequence CACCACCGCATCGACCGGCAGGTCAAGTGCCGCAGCCAATTCGCGTCGCAGCACGTGGACCCCCTGACTGTGTGACCACACCTCGAGACGGCCGCCGGGATGCGCGAGCGCCGCCGCGGCCGACGGAGCGATCGAGGCGTGCGCCAGGTACGGCCGGTGATAGCGCGCCGAGTGCGACCTGGTCGGCGCGCGGTTGCCCGAGGCCTCTTTGAGCGCGAGCACCGACGTCTCGGCGTGCGCCGAAACCAGATACCCGGGCAGGTCGTCCTCGTCCGGCAGGGTCGGCCGCTCGTCCCAGCTGGCGGCGCGGCGCAGCCGCTCGGCGGCGCGCACCGCGACTTCTTCGCGCTCGGCCACCACCGCGAGGAATTCACCGTCCCGCACGACGGCGACCACGTCCGGCAGCGCGTCCACGGGCGCGGTGTCGACGTGGCGCAGCGTCGCGCCGCGCGACGGAGGGCGAACGACCCGTCCGTACAGCTGACCGTCGAGGCTCAGGTCGTGCAGGTAGCTCGGTCGCCCGGTCAGCTTGTCGGGGAGATCCAGCCGGGCCACGGCGGTGCCGACCAACCGATAGCCCGACTCCGGCTTCGGCGCCGCCGCGCCGGTGGCTTCGCGATCCAGCAGCATGTCGTCGGCGAGCTCCCAATAGCTGGTGCTCTGCTGGTGCGGACCGGTGATCTCACCGTCATCGACGTCCAGCTCGTCGGGCGCCACGGCCAACTTGGCCGCCGCGACCTCGAGGTAGATGGCCCGCGCCTCGGCGCACGCCTGGCGCAGCGCCGCCCCGGACAGCTGGATCGACAAACTTCCGGCGGTAAAGCCCTCGTCGGGACTGAAATCGGTCGCCGCGGCGATCATCCGCACGCGCGTGACGTCCACGTCGAGCTCCTCGGCGGCGATCTGGGCCAATGCCGTCAACACGCCCTGACCCAGCTCCACCTTGCCGGAGCGCACTTCCACGACGCCGTCCGACCTGATCCGAATCCAGTTCGCCAGAACCGGATTGGCGGCCAGTGACAGCGGCAGGTCAGCAACGGTCACCGGCGTGCCTCATCTCCGCCGCCGCATCCAGCACCGCTGCAACGACCCGGTTATGCGAGCCGCACCGACAAAGGTTGGCGTCCAACGCCGTTCGCACCTGCGCCTCCGTCGGGTCGGGGTTTTCCGCCAACAGCGCCGCGGCGGCCACCACAATCCCCGACATGCAATACCCGCACTGCGCAGCCTGCCCGGCGATCAGAGCGCGGGCGACCGGATGCGGCGCGCCGTCGGCGCCCAGGCCCTCGACGGTGCGAATCGATTGGTCCGCCACCGACGACGCCGGCGTCTCGCAGGAGTAGATGGGCCGCCCGTCGGCCAGCACGAAGCACGCGCCGCACAAGCTGAGGCCGCAGCCAAACCGCGTCCCCTTCAGGCCCAGGTGGTTGCGCAACACATACAGCAGCGGCGTGTCGTCTTCGGCGCTAACCTCGCAGCGCCGCCCGTTCACGGTCAGTTCCATCACTCCAGCATCCACGGATTAGGGCAGGATCGACTCATGGATCAGGTATGGGCGAACCGGGCGGCCACCGCCGAAACCGCGGTGACGCGGCGGCACCTGAAACATCTCTGGGCACTGCCGGGAACGCAGTTGGGCGTGGTGTCCTGGCCGTCGGACCGCTCAGACCGGCTGTTCGCCACCTGGCACTACTGGTGGCAGGCGCACTTGCTGGACTGCCTGATCGACGCGCAGCTGCGCGACCCGCAGCCGCAACGGCGCACCAGGATCGACCGGCAGATCCGCGCGCATCGGCTGCGCAACAACTTCCGCTGGACCAACAACTACTACGACGACATGGCGTGGCTGGCGCTGGCGCTGGAACGCGCCGAGCGGTTGGTCGGTGTGCGGCGCCGCCGCGCGCTGCCCAAGCTCGCCGACCAGCTCGTCAAGGCCTGGGTGCCCGAGGACGGCGGCGGGATCCCGTGGCGCAAGCAAGACCAATTCTTCAACGCCCCGGCCAACGGGCCGGCGGGGATTTTCCTGGCCCGCTACGGCGACCGGCTGAAAAGGGCCGAGCAGATGGGGGACTGGATCGACCAGACGTTGATCGACCCGGAGACCCACCTGGTGTTCGACGGCATCAAGGGCGGTTCGCTGGTGCGCCTGCAGTACACCTACTGCCAGGGTGTGGTGCTCGGGCTGGAAACCGAGTTGGCGGCCCGTACCGGAGCGGAGGCCCGGCAGCGGCACGCGGCGCGGGTGCAGCGGCTGGTCGCCGCCGTCAACGAGCACATGGCGCCGTCGGGTGTCCTGCAGGGCGCCGGCGGCGGCGACGGCGGCCTGTTCGCGGGTGTCACCGCGCGTTATCTCGCGCTGGTCGCCACCACGCTGCCGGGGGAGTCGGCCGACGACGCCGTGGCCCGCGACACCGCCCGCAAGATCGTGTTGTCCAGCGCGAAATCGGCGTGGGATTACCGGCAGACCGTCGACGGCCTGCCGATGTTCGGGTCCTTCTGGGACCGTGACGCGCAGCTGCCGACAGTGGGCGGCGACCAGGGCCAATTTGTAGCGGGCGCGGTGACCAGTTCGCAGATTCCCGAACGGGACCTGTCGGTGCAGTTGTCGGGCTGGATGCTGATGGAGGCGGCCTACAGCGTCACCGCTGAGTCGTCCGACTCATCGGTCGCCTGAGCGGGCTTGCGCCGCCCGCGGTACCCGCGCCAGGCCGCGATGAACGCGGGAATCATCGACACGAACAAAATGGCCAGGATGATCTTTTCCAGGTTCTGGTGTACGAACGGCACGTTGCCCAGGAAGTAGCCGGCCACCGTGACTCCGCCACCCCACAGGACCCCGCCGACGATGTCGAAGCCCAGATACACCGGATACCGCATGTACGACACCCCGGCGACCACCGGGGTGAACGTCCGCACGAACGGCATGAACCGCGCCAGGATGATCGCCCACGGCCCGTACTTCTCGAAGAACGCGTGCGACTCCGTCACATAGTGCTGCTTGAAGAAGCGCGAGTCTTCCTTTTTGAACAGCGCGGGACCGATCCGGCGGCCGATGAAGTACCCGGTCTGGTCACCAAGCACGGCGACGACGGCGACCGCCGGGGCCAGCACCCAGATGTCCAGCGTGCCGTGGGCGGCCAGCAACCCGCCGGTGAACAGCAGTGACTCACCCGGCAGCAGCGGGAACAGCAGCCCGGTCTCCACGAAGACGATGACGAGGATCGTCGGCAATACCGCCGAGGCGAACAGACCCTGGGGTCCGATCCAAAACATCGGGTCGAGGATGCTCCCCGAGGCCAGCACGGTGGTGCTCATGATGCTTCAACATACCGGCGTTGCCATACTGGGCAGCGCCACCATCGGGGCCCAGTCGTCAGGAAGGAAGTCCCTCATGCCCATCGCCACGCCCGAGATCTACGCGGAGATGTTGGGACGCGCCAAGGAAAACTCGTACGCCTTCCCGGCCATCAACTGCACGTCCTCGGAGACCGTCAACGCCGCCATCAAGGGCTTCGCCGACGCCGGCAGCGACGGCATCATCCAATTCTCCACCGGCGGCGCCGAATTCGCGTCCGGCCTGGGGGTCAAGGACATGGTGACCGGCGCGGTCGCGCTGGCCAAGTTCACCCGCACGATCGCGGCCAAGTACCCGATCAACGTCGCACTGCACACCGACCACTGCCCCAAGGACAAGCTGGACACCTATGTGCGCCCGCTGCTGGCCATCTCGGCCGAGCGGGTCGCCGCCGGCAAGAATCCGCTGTTCCAGTCGCACATGTGGGACGGCTCCGCGGTGCCGATCGACGAGAACCTCGCCATCGCCAAGGAGCTGCTCAAGGAGGCCGCGGCGGCCAAGATCATCCTCGAGGTCGAGATCGGCGTCGTGGGCGGCGAGGAGGACGGCGTCGAGGGCGCGATGGACGACAAGCTGTACACCACCCCGGAGGACTTCGAGAAGACCATCGACGCGCTGGGCCACGGTGAGCACGGCAAGTACCTGCTGGCCGCCACGTTCGG is from Mycobacterium conspicuum and encodes:
- a CDS encoding (2Fe-2S)-binding protein produces the protein MELTVNGRRCEVSAEDDTPLLYVLRNHLGLKGTRFGCGLSLCGACFVLADGRPIYSCETPASSVADQSIRTVEGLGADGAPHPVARALIAGQAAQCGYCMSGIVVAAAALLAENPDPTEAQVRTALDANLCRCGSHNRVVAAVLDAAAEMRHAGDRC
- a CDS encoding glycoside hydrolase family 76 protein, whose translation is MDQVWANRAATAETAVTRRHLKHLWALPGTQLGVVSWPSDRSDRLFATWHYWWQAHLLDCLIDAQLRDPQPQRRTRIDRQIRAHRLRNNFRWTNNYYDDMAWLALALERAERLVGVRRRRALPKLADQLVKAWVPEDGGGIPWRKQDQFFNAPANGPAGIFLARYGDRLKRAEQMGDWIDQTLIDPETHLVFDGIKGGSLVRLQYTYCQGVVLGLETELAARTGAEARQRHAARVQRLVAAVNEHMAPSGVLQGAGGGDGGLFAGVTARYLALVATTLPGESADDAVARDTARKIVLSSAKSAWDYRQTVDGLPMFGSFWDRDAQLPTVGGDQGQFVAGAVTSSQIPERDLSVQLSGWMLMEAAYSVTAESSDSSVA
- the fbaA gene encoding class II fructose-bisphosphate aldolase, producing the protein MPIATPEIYAEMLGRAKENSYAFPAINCTSSETVNAAIKGFADAGSDGIIQFSTGGAEFASGLGVKDMVTGAVALAKFTRTIAAKYPINVALHTDHCPKDKLDTYVRPLLAISAERVAAGKNPLFQSHMWDGSAVPIDENLAIAKELLKEAAAAKIILEVEIGVVGGEEDGVEGAMDDKLYTTPEDFEKTIDALGHGEHGKYLLAATFGNVHGVYKPGNVKLRPDILDQGQKVAVAKLGLPDGAKPFDFVFHGGSGSLKSEIEEALRYGVVKMNVDTDTQYAFTRPLAGHMFANYDGVLKVDGEVGNKKVYDPRSYLKKAEASMTERVIEACNDLHCAGKSVSA
- a CDS encoding DedA family protein; the protein is MSTTVLASGSILDPMFWIGPQGLFASAVLPTILVIVFVETGLLFPLLPGESLLFTGGLLAAHGTLDIWVLAPAVAVVAVLGDQTGYFIGRRIGPALFKKEDSRFFKQHYVTESHAFFEKYGPWAIILARFMPFVRTFTPVVAGVSYMRYPVYLGFDIVGGVLWGGGVTVAGYFLGNVPFVHQNLEKIILAILFVSMIPAFIAAWRGYRGRRKPAQATDESDDSAVTL